In Capsicum annuum cultivar UCD-10X-F1 chromosome 7, UCD10Xv1.1, whole genome shotgun sequence, one genomic interval encodes:
- the LOC107878040 gene encoding anthocyanidin 3-O-glucosyltransferase 2 has protein sequence MEITELVFIPGPGMGHLVAAVEIGKLLTSRAHWLSITYFIIDLPIETGVHTYTKTLAAMDDSTTSRLRFLHLSTPQPPSNNLSNQEALLVEIFDNSKQLVRDAIVHNFMTIKGKSGCTRLAGVIVDMFSDKMIQVATELGLPSYVFFTSSAAFLGLMFYAQTLKDEHNRYISDFKDSDTLLPVSTYVHPLPAKVLPSVMLDKYGRLHLPLSTARMIRQAKGIIINTFMELEPHPIKSLTNDNGVPSIYPVGPIINLNQEPDESINSWLDDQPDSSVLFLCFGSYGSFDEQQLKEIAIALDRSNCFFLWALRKPQAKGEIGAPDDLARPEQVLPHGFLTRNMHRGKVIGWAPQVAVLSHRSIGGFITHCGWNSILESLWFGVPIATWPMYAEQQVNAFELVVDLEMAVDIKMEYRSESPVLVTAEEIKSIIRRLMMDSTEEKNGIRKKMEELQEKSRKALLEGGSSYCFLENLINDFKGHWSS, from the coding sequence ATGGAAATCACAGAGTTGGTTTTTATTCCAGGGCCAGGAATGGGTCACCTCGTTGCTGCTGTGGAAATTGGCAAGTTACTCACCAGCCGAGCCCATTGGCTTTCAATTACTTACTTCATCATCGATCTTCCAATTGAAACCGGTGTGCATACCTATACGAAGACGCTGGCCGCAATGGACGATTCTACCACTTCGCGCCTGCGTTTCTTGCACCTTTCTACTCCTCAACCTCCAAGTAACAATCTTTCAAATCAAGAAGCTCTTCttgttgagatttttgataattCCAAGCAGCTAGTAAGAGATGCAATAGTCCACAACTTCATGACAATTAAGGGTAAGTCAGGTTGTACTCGACTTGCTGGTGTGATTGTTGACATGTTCAGCGACAAAATGATACAAGTAGCAACAGAGCTCGGTCTACCAAGCTACGTATTCTTCACTTCTAGTGCTGCCTTTCTTGGCCTCATGTTTTATGCACAGACACTTAAAGATGAACACAATCGTTACATCTCCGATTTCAAGGACTCGGACACGTTACTTCCTGTTTCGACTTACGTCCATCCTCTTCCAGCTAAGGTTCTGCCAAGTGTCATGCTTGATAAATATGGCCGTTTACACCTACCTCTGTCTACTGCTCGAATGATACGACAAGCAAAAGGAATCATAATTAACACTTTCATGGAGCTCGAGCCTCATCCAATTAAATCCCTCACTAATGATAATGGGGTTCCGTCTATATACCCAGTTGGGCCTATAATCAATCTGAATCAAGAACCAGACGAGAGTATCAATAGCTGGTTAGATGATCAACCAGATTCTTCAGTACTGTTCCTCTGTTTTGGGAGCTACGGATCCTTTGACGAGCAACAATTGAAGGAAATTGCAATAGCCCTTGACCGTAGCAACTGCTTTTTCTTGTGGGCATTACGAAAGCCGCAGGCTAAGGGTGAAATAGGTGCTCCAGACGATCTTGCACGTCCGGAGCAAGTGTTGCCTCATGGTTTCTTGACACGAAATATGCATAGAGGGAAAGTGATAGGATGGGCACCTCAAGTGGCGGTGCTATCTCACAGGTCAATTGGAGGATTCATTACGCACTGTGGCTGGAATTCAATACTGGAAAGCTTGTGGTTTGGAGTTCCAATAGCAACATGGCCTATGTATGCAGAACAACAAGTAAACGCTTTCGAGTTGGTCGTTGATTTGGAGATGGCAGTGGATATAAAGATGGAGTATCGGAGTGAGAGTCCCGTTTTGGTCACAGCAGAGGAGATAAAGAGCATCATAAGGCGACTGATGATGGATAGTACAGAGGAGAAGAATGGTATCAGAAAGAAAATGGAAGAATTACAAGAAAAAAGCAGGAAGGCCTTGTTAGAAGGAGGATCATCTTACTGTTTTCTGGAGAATTTGATCAACGATTTCAAGGGTCATTGGTCCAGTTGA